One window of Hylemonella gracilis genomic DNA carries:
- a CDS encoding MacB family efflux pump subunit has protein sequence MNTVISAAAGAGQEASADQPATGLVARVPLIELRGITKTYRNGELATRVLHGIDLVIYPGELVAIVGASGSGKSTLMNILGCLDQPTTGSYRFMGRDVAALSRDELAALRRDAFGFVFQSYNLIATGTAADNVEVPAVYAGAPPQERRERARQLLEMLGLGERHHHKPNQLSGGQQQRVSIARALMNGGPVILADEPTGALDSKTGVEVMDLLKSLAAQGHTVIIITHSAEVAGNAQRVIEIKDGHIVADPGPAPALKEDAQPKTSYWARYSGRVSYADELVEAARTAMRALRSNVFRAVLTLLGIVIGVASVIAMLAIGDGAKQTVIDRISAMGSNLLLVRPGAPNSRGIGNVATLVLADVQAINREVPNVLAAVPEQSSSVTLRHQDADYSSSVLGTSWQYPQARQWLPVSGSFFSEEDEQNYATVAVLGQTVAKALFPNYATGGQDPVGEFILVNNLVFQVVGVMSARGASPFGQDQDDVVLVPYQTSQLRLSGQRFLRNVTVAVQDVSRIDETQAAVESLLAERHGVIDFQLRNMASIIETASETQDTMTVLLGSIAAISLLVGGIGVMNIMLVSVTERTREIGIRMATGAHERHILQQFLIEALLVSALGGLIGVFIGLGVAAVIAATGTPVLYSLAPVLLAFGCAFATGLVFGYLPARKAARLDPVVALASE, from the coding sequence ATGAACACAGTCATCAGCGCGGCAGCGGGCGCGGGCCAGGAGGCCAGTGCGGATCAGCCGGCAACGGGCTTGGTCGCCCGCGTGCCGCTCATCGAGTTGCGCGGCATCACCAAGACCTACCGCAACGGCGAACTCGCCACGCGCGTGTTGCACGGCATCGACCTGGTCATTTATCCGGGCGAATTGGTCGCCATCGTCGGCGCCTCGGGGTCCGGCAAATCGACCCTGATGAACATCCTGGGTTGCCTGGACCAGCCCACCACCGGCAGTTACCGCTTCATGGGCCGCGACGTGGCGGCCTTGTCGCGCGACGAACTGGCCGCGCTGCGGCGCGATGCCTTCGGCTTCGTGTTCCAGAGCTACAACCTCATTGCCACCGGCACAGCGGCCGACAACGTCGAGGTTCCGGCCGTCTACGCGGGCGCGCCGCCACAGGAACGGCGCGAGAGGGCCAGGCAGTTGCTGGAGATGCTGGGCCTGGGCGAGCGCCACCACCACAAGCCGAATCAGCTGTCAGGCGGGCAGCAGCAGCGTGTGTCCATCGCCCGTGCGCTGATGAACGGCGGTCCGGTCATCCTGGCCGACGAGCCCACGGGCGCGCTCGACAGCAAGACGGGCGTTGAAGTCATGGACCTGCTCAAAAGTCTGGCCGCGCAGGGCCACACCGTCATCATCATCACCCACTCGGCCGAGGTGGCCGGGAACGCACAACGTGTCATCGAGATCAAAGACGGCCACATCGTGGCCGATCCAGGGCCGGCGCCCGCGTTGAAGGAGGATGCGCAGCCCAAGACTTCTTACTGGGCCCGGTATTCAGGCCGCGTCTCTTACGCCGATGAATTGGTCGAGGCCGCGAGGACGGCCATGAGGGCCTTGCGCTCCAACGTCTTTCGCGCGGTGCTCACCTTGCTGGGCATCGTGATCGGCGTGGCCTCGGTCATCGCCATGCTAGCCATCGGTGACGGCGCCAAGCAGACCGTGATCGACCGCATCAGCGCGATGGGCAGCAATTTGCTGCTGGTGCGGCCCGGCGCGCCCAACTCGCGGGGCATAGGCAATGTCGCGACCCTGGTGCTGGCCGACGTGCAGGCCATCAATCGGGAGGTGCCCAATGTGCTGGCCGCCGTGCCCGAGCAGAGCAGCAGCGTCACCTTGCGTCACCAGGACGCTGACTACAGCAGCAGCGTGCTGGGCACGTCCTGGCAGTACCCGCAGGCCCGGCAATGGCTGCCGGTCAGTGGTTCCTTTTTCAGCGAGGAGGACGAGCAGAACTACGCCACCGTGGCCGTGCTGGGCCAGACGGTGGCGAAGGCCCTGTTCCCGAACTACGCGACGGGTGGGCAGGACCCCGTCGGTGAATTCATCCTGGTCAACAACCTGGTGTTCCAGGTCGTGGGCGTGATGAGCGCGCGCGGCGCCTCGCCCTTCGGGCAGGACCAGGACGACGTGGTGTTGGTGCCCTATCAGACCAGCCAGTTGCGCCTGTCGGGTCAACGGTTCCTGCGCAACGTGACCGTGGCGGTGCAGGACGTGAGCCGCATCGACGAGACCCAGGCGGCGGTGGAGTCGCTGCTCGCCGAGCGTCATGGCGTGATCGACTTCCAGCTGCGCAACATGGCGTCCATCATCGAGACGGCCAGCGAAACCCAGGACACCATGACGGTGCTGCTCGGTTCCATCGCCGCCATCTCCCTGCTGGTGGGCGGCATCGGGGTGATGAACATCATGCTGGTCAGCGTGACCGAGCGTACGCGCGAGATCGGCATCCGCATGGCCACGGGCGCGCATGAGCGCCACATCCTGCAGCAGTTCCTGATCGAGGCCCTGCTGGTCTCCGCGCTGGGGGGCCTGATCGGCGTGTTCATCGGTCTGGGCGTGGCCGCAGTGATCGCCGCGACCGGCACGCCCGTGCTGTACTCGCTGGCGCCGGTGCTGCTGGCTTTTGGTTGCGCCTTCGCGACCGGCCTGGTTTTCGGTTACCTGCCCGCGCGTAAGGCCGCGCGGCTGGACCCGGTGGTGGCGCTGGCCTCGGAATGA
- a CDS encoding efflux transporter outer membrane subunit: MNSTRTKQGQGRRIAPTLALPALLLLQACASTAPPADPAGAAARAKVELPAGWRTDAPAAEAPVLDGAWWTAFQSPALERLIAEAQGDSAELRIAYERIRQAEITLRQSGASRWPSANANAGASRSSSSAAGQATTTRESTSAGLSVSYEVDLWGRVADSVRAGNASLRASQHDWQAARLSLVAGVAGQYFHWLGLGERVALAQANLARTERLLAIVESRLRNGVATPLEVSQQRGTLLSQRVALLALQQQRGESATALALLLGRQPIGFSPEAYVSASRDAAMDFAALRVPELAPGLPVALLTRRPDLAAAEAQLAAADANVDAARAALLPSVSLSASTSLTSASLFSLADPTRSVSLGLALAQSIFDGGRQRAQIQLSESQRVVLIENYGQAIRTAVKEVGDALGQASYSQQQEDLQRELVVQAQASLRLAELRYREGSGDLMSLLDAQRSLFSAQDSLSVQRLARLQAVLDLYKALGGDWAPPPSV, encoded by the coding sequence ATGAATTCAACAAGAACGAAGCAAGGCCAGGGCCGGCGCATCGCACCGACCCTGGCCTTGCCGGCGCTGCTCTTGCTGCAGGCCTGCGCCAGCACGGCGCCGCCGGCCGATCCGGCCGGGGCCGCGGCACGCGCCAAGGTCGAATTGCCTGCTGGCTGGCGCACTGATGCGCCAGCGGCCGAGGCGCCGGTGCTCGACGGCGCCTGGTGGACTGCCTTCCAGTCCCCCGCGCTGGAGCGCCTGATCGCCGAGGCCCAAGGCGACAGCGCCGAGTTGCGCATCGCCTATGAGCGCATCCGCCAGGCCGAGATCACCTTGCGCCAGAGCGGGGCCTCGCGCTGGCCTTCGGCCAACGCCAATGCAGGCGCGTCGCGCAGCAGCAGCAGCGCCGCGGGGCAGGCGACGACCACGCGTGAATCGACCAGTGCCGGCTTGTCGGTCAGTTACGAGGTAGACCTTTGGGGCCGCGTCGCTGACAGCGTGCGCGCGGGCAATGCCAGCCTGCGCGCCAGCCAGCACGACTGGCAAGCCGCGCGCCTGAGCCTGGTGGCCGGCGTGGCCGGGCAGTATTTCCATTGGCTGGGCCTGGGGGAGCGCGTGGCGCTGGCCCAGGCCAATCTGGCCCGGACCGAACGACTGCTCGCCATCGTCGAATCCCGGCTGCGCAATGGCGTGGCCACGCCGCTGGAGGTCTCGCAACAGCGCGGCACCTTGCTCAGCCAGCGTGTCGCGTTGCTCGCCCTGCAGCAGCAACGCGGTGAAAGCGCCACCGCCCTGGCCTTGTTGCTGGGGCGTCAGCCCATCGGTTTCTCGCCCGAGGCGTATGTGTCGGCCTCGCGCGATGCCGCTATGGATTTCGCGGCCCTGCGCGTGCCCGAACTCGCGCCCGGCCTGCCTGTGGCCTTGTTGACACGCCGACCGGACCTGGCCGCCGCCGAGGCGCAACTGGCCGCGGCCGACGCCAATGTGGACGCGGCCCGCGCGGCCCTGCTGCCCAGTGTGTCCCTCTCCGCGTCGACCAGCCTGACGTCGGCCAGCCTGTTCAGTCTGGCCGATCCGACGCGCAGCGTCTCGCTGGGCCTGGCTCTGGCGCAGAGCATCTTTGACGGGGGCCGCCAGCGTGCGCAGATCCAGCTCAGCGAATCGCAGCGGGTGGTACTGATCGAGAACTATGGCCAGGCCATCCGCACGGCCGTCAAGGAAGTCGGTGATGCCCTCGGCCAGGCCAGTTACAGCCAGCAGCAGGAGGATCTGCAACGCGAGCTGGTGGTGCAGGCCCAGGCCTCGCTGCGCCTGGCCGAGCTGCGGTACCGGGAAGGTAGTGGGGACCTGATGTCCCTGCTCGACGCGCAGCGCAGCCTGTTCAGTGCCCAGGACAGCCTGAGCGTGCAGCGCCTGGCGCGCCTGCAAGCCGTGCTGGACCTCTACAAAGCACTGGGCGGGGACTGGGCGCCACCGCCCAGTGTCTGA
- a CDS encoding PepSY-associated TM helix domain-containing protein, with translation MPTAAEAAPRLIASQRAWWLKTLHQWHWISSALCLIGMLLFAFTGITLNHAADIGAQPQVTRKQVQLPPEMLAALGHGGGEAPTPQSDDAPLPPAMRQWLDQALTLELPAAPAEWSAEEVYLSLPRPGGDAWLRIARDSGEVEYELTDRGWISWLNDLHKGRHTGWAWKWFIDVFSVACLLFSITGLLILKFHAANRPSTWPLVGLGLIAPLLLLILFVHS, from the coding sequence CTGCCTACAGCCGCCGAAGCCGCGCCGCGGCTCATCGCGTCCCAGCGCGCCTGGTGGCTCAAGACCCTGCACCAATGGCACTGGATCAGCTCGGCCCTGTGCCTGATCGGCATGCTGCTGTTCGCTTTCACAGGCATCACCCTCAACCACGCGGCCGACATTGGCGCGCAACCCCAGGTCACCCGGAAGCAGGTGCAATTGCCGCCCGAAATGCTGGCCGCCTTGGGCCACGGGGGCGGCGAGGCCCCAACGCCGCAAAGTGACGACGCTCCGCTGCCGCCCGCCATGCGCCAGTGGCTGGACCAGGCGCTGACGCTGGAGTTGCCTGCGGCCCCGGCCGAATGGTCGGCCGAGGAGGTTTATCTCTCACTGCCTCGGCCCGGCGGCGACGCTTGGTTGCGCATCGCGCGCGACAGCGGCGAGGTTGAGTACGAACTCACCGACCGGGGCTGGATCTCCTGGCTCAACGACCTGCACAAGGGCCGCCACACCGGCTGGGCCTGGAAGTGGTTCATCGATGTGTTTTCCGTCGCTTGCCTGTTGTTCTCCATCACGGGGCTGCTGATTCTCAAGTTCCACGCGGCCAATCGGCCCAGCACCTGGCCTCTGGTTGGCTTGGGGTTGATCGCGCCGCTGCTGTTGCTCATTCTTTTTGTTCATTCCTGA
- a CDS encoding DUF2271 domain-containing protein, translated as MKISYTSYGSVRGLGRVLPWAAPLTVAFAPAAVFAADLSLTVEVPRLDVAEYHRPYMAIWVEKADQSFAGNLAVWYDLKMRNKEGTKWLKDMRSWWRKSGRELDMPVDGISGATRAPGVHTVSFGNNSALKALPAGEYQLVIEAAREVGGRELLRLPFAWPGKAGAKATSSEARGQTELGAVSLTVQP; from the coding sequence ATGAAGATCTCTTACACCAGCTACGGGTCCGTCCGGGGGCTGGGCCGCGTCCTGCCCTGGGCTGCGCCCCTGACCGTGGCCTTTGCGCCGGCGGCGGTGTTCGCCGCCGACCTGTCGCTCACCGTCGAAGTGCCGCGCCTGGACGTGGCCGAGTACCACCGTCCCTATATGGCGATCTGGGTCGAGAAGGCCGACCAGAGCTTCGCCGGCAACCTCGCCGTCTGGTACGACCTGAAGATGCGCAACAAGGAAGGCACCAAGTGGCTCAAGGACATGCGCTCCTGGTGGCGCAAGAGTGGGCGCGAACTTGACATGCCGGTGGACGGCATCAGCGGTGCCACCCGCGCGCCGGGCGTGCACACGGTGAGTTTCGGCAACAACAGTGCCCTCAAGGCCCTGCCCGCCGGGGAATACCAGCTTGTGATCGAGGCTGCGCGCGAAGTGGGTGGGCGTGAACTGCTGCGCCTGCCCTTTGCCTGGCCCGGCAAGGCCGGTGCCAAGGCCACGAGCAGCGAAGCGCGTGGCCAGACGGAACTGGGCGCCGTCAGCCTGACCGTGCAGCCCTGA
- a CDS encoding DUF4198 domain-containing protein — protein MKKRLSLLASMAALAAAFAALLLPTAAQAHRSWLLPSGTVFSGQEPWVAVDAAVSNDIFYFEHNAGNLDNLVITGPDGKPVEAQNQAKTRYRSVFDVKLDQSGTYRIALVNDSVFASYKVGNETKRVRGTVESLRQEIPKDAQDLRVTRSQTRTETFVTRGKPGGDSLKPTGRGIELVAVTHPNDLFAGETATFRFVDDGKPAAGYGVTVILGGKRYQDKLTELNLDTDKNGEIKVKWPQAGMYWLEVEPARPARPQGAPQAGGPGMPAAPGAQGGPMGPAGTLDKPTRRAGYSLTLEVLPQ, from the coding sequence ATGAAAAAACGCCTTTCCCTTCTCGCCTCGATGGCCGCGCTGGCGGCCGCGTTCGCCGCGCTGCTGCTGCCCACCGCCGCGCAGGCCCACCGCTCCTGGCTGTTGCCCTCGGGCACCGTGTTCTCGGGGCAGGAGCCTTGGGTGGCGGTGGACGCGGCCGTATCCAACGACATCTTCTACTTCGAACACAACGCCGGCAATCTGGACAACCTGGTCATCACCGGGCCCGACGGCAAGCCGGTCGAAGCGCAGAACCAGGCCAAGACGCGCTACCGCAGCGTGTTCGACGTGAAGCTGGACCAGAGCGGTACCTACCGCATCGCCCTGGTCAACGACAGCGTGTTCGCCAGTTACAAGGTGGGCAACGAGACCAAGCGCGTGCGCGGCACGGTCGAGAGCCTGCGCCAGGAGATCCCCAAGGACGCGCAGGACCTGCGCGTGACGCGCTCGCAGACCCGCACCGAAACCTTCGTGACGCGGGGCAAGCCCGGTGGCGACAGCCTCAAGCCCACGGGCCGTGGCATCGAACTGGTGGCGGTCACGCACCCCAACGACCTGTTCGCCGGCGAAACCGCGACCTTCCGTTTCGTGGACGACGGCAAGCCTGCCGCAGGCTACGGTGTGACGGTCATCCTGGGCGGCAAGCGTTACCAGGACAAGCTGACCGAGCTGAACCTGGACACCGACAAGAATGGCGAGATCAAGGTCAAGTGGCCGCAGGCCGGCATGTACTGGCTGGAGGTCGAACCTGCCCGTCCGGCGCGTCCGCAAGGCGCTCCCCAAGCGGGTGGCCCCGGCATGCCCGCCGCTCCGGGTGCCCAAGGCGGGCCGATGGGTCCCGCAGGGACCCTGGACAAGCCGACGCGGCGCGCCGGCTACAGCCTGACGCTGGAAGTCCTGCCGCAATAA
- a CDS encoding FAD:protein FMN transferase, which translates to MSATDFPETADAVRVLLPRHLDEALMPTLGVRPRGLEGASMGTSWRVLWLADRVAGQAASEQEVAVRAAVQAELDLVVAQMSHWRADSDLGRFNRAAPGTVLRLPAAFAEVLRAGLWLAELSGGAFNPAAGALVNLWGFGPSADPLHPSGAHPRYDEPGFLMPTEGAARAALLQCDWRALRFDGQDGIVQPGGLQLDFSAIAKGHAVDSIAARLQAMGFAHVLVEVGGELRGAGYGLGGQPWWVELEAPTATPSAALPRTRLALHGLSVATSGDYRRCYTHDGLRLPHTIDPRSGRPITHGLASVSVVHPQCLWADAWSTALTVLGLEQGLALAREHQIAALFVQRVPAAGGQGESGHETLREVLTPALQALAE; encoded by the coding sequence ATGAGTGCCACAGATTTTCCCGAGACCGCCGATGCCGTCCGGGTGCTGCTGCCGCGGCATCTGGACGAGGCGCTGATGCCCACGCTGGGCGTGCGGCCCCGGGGTCTCGAAGGCGCAAGCATGGGCACGAGCTGGCGCGTCCTCTGGCTGGCGGACCGCGTCGCTGGACAGGCCGCGTCGGAACAGGAGGTCGCTGTCCGGGCGGCTGTGCAGGCCGAGTTGGACCTCGTGGTCGCGCAGATGAGCCATTGGCGGGCTGATTCCGATCTGGGGCGTTTCAACCGCGCGGCCCCGGGCACGGTGTTACGCCTGCCTGCCGCGTTTGCCGAGGTGCTGCGCGCCGGCCTGTGGCTGGCCGAGCTTTCCGGCGGGGCCTTCAATCCGGCCGCAGGTGCCCTGGTCAATCTCTGGGGCTTCGGCCCGTCCGCCGATCCGCTGCATCCCTCGGGTGCCCACCCGCGCTACGACGAGCCCGGGTTTCTCATGCCCACGGAAGGCGCCGCGCGCGCGGCTCTGCTGCAATGTGATTGGCGCGCCCTGCGCTTCGATGGCCAGGATGGCATCGTCCAGCCTGGGGGCCTGCAACTCGATTTTTCGGCCATTGCCAAGGGCCATGCCGTCGACAGCATTGCCGCGCGCTTGCAGGCCATGGGGTTCGCACATGTGCTGGTGGAGGTGGGCGGTGAACTGCGTGGTGCCGGCTACGGCCTGGGCGGTCAGCCCTGGTGGGTCGAGTTGGAGGCACCGACGGCAACGCCCAGCGCGGCCTTGCCGCGCACGCGCCTGGCCTTGCATGGTCTGTCCGTCGCGACCTCGGGGGACTACCGGCGCTGTTACACCCATGACGGCCTGCGTCTGCCCCACACCATCGACCCGCGCAGTGGCCGCCCCATCACGCATGGCCTGGCGTCCGTCAGCGTGGTTCATCCTCAGTGTCTGTGGGCCGATGCCTGGAGCACGGCCTTGACCGTGCTGGGCCTGGAGCAGGGGCTGGCCCTGGCGCGCGAACACCAGATCGCGGCCCTGTTCGTGCAGCGCGTGCCGGCCGCGGGCGGCCAAGGTGAGTCCGGGCACGAGACATTGCGCGAGGTGCTCACGCCCGCGCTGCAGGCACTCGCCGAATGA
- a CDS encoding sulfite reductase subunit alpha, whose protein sequence is MKFVQALFVLLAYGAFCGLIVWRHRQRVQAAAQRAQALLHSAVPDSSAGRTLWWVVHASQTGQAEALAEQTAQALHSAGLAVRLLPLGQLRRDDLRGMERLLCIVSTYGEGDAPDSAAAFVRDCMDDREAAQAQDTESLPRLDGLQVGLLALGDASYAQYCGFGRALDAWFQASGAQALFDRVEVDRMAPAAMLRWRKQLGALIGADRAGQTGDEAGAADLPDWETPPLQAWTLRARCHLNPGSAGGPVHHLEFVPEAGDLPAWEAGDLAQIDIPGAPGAPRDYSIASVPADGALHLLVRQTWRVHADGGRSPGLASGWLTAATDGGLPLHGRALLRLRAHSAFRIGGNAQRPLILIGNGTGLAGLRAHIRARLTQDPRASPIQAPGASTLWLIFGERNAATDAYYREELEAWVAQGLLRVDWVFSRDSSAAQAGPRPYVQHALREAAAEVRGWVAGSQTRAGAAIYVCGSLQGMAGEVDAALRDILGETDLRALADAGRYRRDVY, encoded by the coding sequence ATGAAGTTTGTTCAAGCGCTCTTCGTTCTCCTGGCCTATGGCGCCTTCTGCGGCCTCATCGTCTGGCGCCATCGCCAGCGCGTGCAGGCTGCCGCGCAGCGCGCGCAAGCCCTGCTGCACAGCGCCGTGCCCGATTCAAGCGCGGGCCGCACGCTCTGGTGGGTGGTCCACGCCAGCCAGACCGGGCAGGCCGAGGCCCTGGCCGAGCAGACCGCGCAAGCGCTGCACAGCGCGGGCTTGGCGGTCCGCCTGCTGCCCCTTGGGCAGTTGCGCCGCGACGATCTGCGAGGCATGGAACGCCTGCTGTGCATCGTCAGCACCTATGGCGAGGGTGATGCGCCCGACAGTGCCGCGGCGTTCGTGCGCGACTGCATGGACGATCGCGAGGCGGCACAGGCGCAGGACACCGAGTCCTTGCCTCGCCTGGATGGCTTGCAGGTCGGCCTGCTGGCCCTCGGCGACGCCAGCTATGCGCAGTACTGTGGTTTTGGTCGCGCGCTGGACGCTTGGTTCCAGGCAAGTGGCGCGCAGGCCCTGTTTGACCGCGTCGAGGTGGACCGCATGGCGCCCGCTGCCATGCTGCGCTGGCGCAAACAACTGGGCGCCTTGATTGGCGCGGACAGGGCGGGGCAGACCGGGGATGAAGCCGGTGCGGCAGATCTGCCCGATTGGGAGACGCCGCCCCTGCAAGCCTGGACCCTGCGCGCGCGCTGCCATCTGAACCCCGGCAGCGCGGGCGGGCCCGTGCATCACCTGGAGTTCGTGCCCGAGGCGGGGGACTTGCCAGCCTGGGAAGCCGGCGACCTGGCGCAGATCGACATTCCGGGCGCCCCCGGTGCGCCGCGTGACTACTCCATCGCCTCCGTGCCCGCTGATGGCGCGCTCCACCTGCTGGTGCGGCAGACATGGCGTGTGCATGCCGATGGCGGCCGCAGCCCGGGCCTGGCTTCGGGCTGGTTGACGGCGGCGACCGACGGTGGCCTGCCCCTGCACGGTCGCGCGCTGCTGCGACTGCGCGCGCACAGCGCGTTCCGCATCGGTGGCAATGCGCAGCGCCCCCTGATCCTGATCGGCAACGGCACGGGCCTGGCGGGCCTGCGCGCCCACATCCGCGCGCGTCTGACGCAGGACCCTCGCGCGTCGCCGATCCAGGCTCCGGGTGCATCCACGTTGTGGCTGATCTTCGGCGAGCGCAACGCCGCCACCGACGCCTATTACCGGGAGGAACTCGAGGCCTGGGTTGCGCAGGGCTTGTTGCGAGTGGACTGGGTGTTTTCTCGGGACTCGTCCGCCGCGCAGGCGGGCCCGCGCCCCTATGTCCAGCACGCGCTGCGCGAAGCCGCGGCTGAAGTGCGGGGCTGGGTGGCGGGGAGTCAGACCCGGGCCGGCGCCGCGATTTATGTCTGCGGCAGCCTGCAGGGCATGGCGGGTGAGGTCGATGCCGCCTTGCGCGACATCCTGGGCGAAACCGACTTGCGTGCGCTGGCCGACGCAGGGCGGTACCGCCGGGACGTCTATTGA
- a CDS encoding imelysin family protein, with translation MKFQASKRLWMLGATSAALVLGAGLGSLNAAAQTAAPTHKNGQVGLAAPAATITTKSVVAHYATLVHANYEDTLLAALELQKAVRAFTAAPSQARLDAARKAWLDAREYYGQTEAFRFYGGPIDDEDGPEGRINAWPMDESYVDGVEGKPGSGLINDPKFKITKASLSEANEKGGEENIATGWHAIEFMLWGQDMSDDGPGDRAYTDFVDGKLPNADRRRLYLNVVTDLLIDDLRFLVQAWSPVKADGKKNYRADFEKGGGESVRKIIVGLGSLSRGELSGERMEVALNTQDQEDEHSCFSDNTHRDIVANATGIQNVWLGSYKRRPGAKGPQTVQGASLRALVAVRNSALADKTTAQIAESVADAERIPAPFDRAILDGSPGQPLIKKTVASLVEQSKLLVESASAIGITKLTLVEP, from the coding sequence ATGAAATTTCAAGCAAGCAAGCGACTCTGGATGCTGGGCGCGACGAGCGCCGCTCTGGTGCTGGGTGCCGGCCTGGGCAGCCTGAATGCCGCCGCGCAGACCGCGGCTCCGACGCACAAAAACGGACAGGTGGGTCTGGCGGCGCCGGCCGCGACCATCACCACCAAGAGCGTGGTGGCCCATTACGCCACCCTTGTGCATGCGAACTACGAAGACACCCTGCTCGCCGCGCTGGAACTGCAGAAGGCCGTCCGCGCCTTCACCGCCGCGCCCTCGCAGGCCCGGCTGGACGCCGCCCGCAAGGCCTGGCTGGACGCGCGTGAGTACTACGGCCAGACCGAGGCCTTCCGCTTCTACGGCGGCCCGATCGACGACGAGGACGGCCCCGAGGGCCGCATCAACGCCTGGCCCATGGACGAGTCCTATGTGGATGGCGTGGAAGGTAAGCCCGGCAGCGGCTTGATCAACGATCCCAAGTTCAAGATCACCAAGGCCAGTCTGTCCGAGGCCAATGAAAAAGGCGGCGAGGAAAACATCGCCACCGGCTGGCACGCGATCGAGTTCATGCTCTGGGGCCAGGACATGAGCGACGATGGTCCGGGCGACCGCGCCTACACCGACTTCGTGGACGGCAAGCTGCCGAACGCGGACCGTCGTCGCCTCTACCTCAACGTGGTGACGGACCTGCTGATCGACGACCTGCGCTTCCTGGTGCAGGCCTGGAGCCCCGTCAAGGCCGATGGCAAGAAGAACTATCGCGCCGATTTCGAGAAGGGCGGCGGCGAGTCCGTGCGCAAGATCATCGTGGGCCTGGGCTCTCTCTCGCGCGGCGAGCTGTCGGGCGAGCGCATGGAAGTGGCGCTGAACACCCAGGACCAGGAAGACGAGCATTCCTGCTTCTCCGACAACACCCACCGCGACATCGTGGCCAACGCGACCGGCATCCAGAACGTCTGGCTGGGCAGCTACAAGCGCCGCCCCGGCGCCAAGGGGCCTCAGACCGTGCAGGGCGCTTCACTGCGTGCCCTGGTCGCGGTGAGGAATTCCGCCCTGGCGGACAAGACCACGGCGCAGATCGCCGAGTCGGTGGCCGATGCCGAGCGCATTCCCGCACCCTTTGACCGTGCCATCCTCGACGGATCGCCGGGCCAACCGCTGATCAAGAAGACCGTCGCCAGCCTGGTCGAGCAGTCCAAGTTGCTGGTGGAATCGGCCTCGGCCATCGGCATCACCAAGCTGACCCTGGTGGAGCCCTGA